Within the Pengzhenrongella sicca genome, the region ACGAACCGGGCCGCGTCGCTGGCCATCCGGATCTCCAACGGCCCCGCGGAGCCCAGGTCGAGCACCGCGCCGGGCTGGATCACGATGTTCTCGGACAGCAGGTACGCGCCGTCGAGGTCGCGGACGAAGGTCTGCGGCGCGAGTGCGAGCAACTCGGCGACGCCGTAGGGCGCGTCGCGCTTGGTGAGCACGAGCGTGTACGTCGAGCCGGTGCTGAGCCGGTACGAGCCGTCGACGTCGAGCCCGCGCCAGCGGATCATGCTGGCGACCGTGCGCACCTGGGACAGGCGCTCCTCCTCGTCGGCCACGAGGGACGGCTCCGTGCGCGGATTCCCGGGGTACTCGGTCGCCACGCCCGAGCCCTCCGGGTCGGCCAGGTCCAGGTCCGACGCCTGCGCCGGACCGGCGCCCGCGACGGCCGCCGCCACGAGCGACGCGCCCACGAGTGCCGCAGCGGCCAGCCCGCGCGCCGGCCGGACCCGCCGCGCACTCACGCCTTCACCTCCCAGACGCTCTGGGGCGTGACGACCGGCGCGTGGACGACCGGCGCGTGGACGACCGGCGCGTGGACGACCGGCGCATGGACAACGGGCGCGTTGACGACGGACGCGTTGACGACGGACGCCGACCCCTGCCCGTCCCCGCCGACCTGGTCGGCGTGCCGGGTGAGCCAGCCCTGCTTGTTCATCGTCGCGAAGGCGTACAGCTTGATCGGCAGCGCGATCATGATGACCACGAGCGTCAGCAACGGCAGCAGCAGCAGGTCGCGCGGGTGCCGGCGCAGGTGCGAGAAGCCGCGGACCCCGCGGCCCAGCAGCACCCAGGCGAGCGCGAGCACGATGCTCAGGGCGTTGGGCTCGATGCGGGCGAAGAACAGGTAGCCGATCGTGATGCCCATGGTCACGGGCGTGAGCAGGATCTGCAGCACCGTGATCTTCGTGACGAACGGGACCCGCCAGAGCCAGCCCTTGGCCACGGCGGTCAGGTAGCAGCGGTAGGAGTTGCGGCTCCACCGGATCCGCTGCTTGACGAAGGCCCGGAACGAGTCGGGGAACATCGACAGGGCCTTGGCGCTCGACTGGTGCACCGTCTTGTAACCCGAGGAGAGCACGAGCCAGGTCAGCCGCCCGTCGTCGCCGGCGATGCACCGGCGGCCGAGGAAGAACTCGTCCTCGAGGTGGACCAGGACGGGCACCACGACCGAGCGCCGGTACACGGCCGTGCGGCCGGAGACGCAGGCGACCGCGCCGGCCGCGCCCATCGCGGGGACGTAGTCGTAGTAGCGCAGGTCCACCAGCCAGTCGGCGATTCGCCGCCACACGCTCGTGCCGCGCTCGTACACGTTCTGCTGCGTACTCACCGCGCCCACGTCCGGGTCGACGAACGGCATCTGCACGGCCTCGAGCAGGCCCGGCGTCCACGAGGTGTCGGAGTCGACGAGCACGAGCAGCTCGCTCGTGGCCAGGCGCATCCCGACGCCGAGCGCGGACCGCTTGCCGGCGTGCTTGAACATCACCGCGGTCACCCGCGGGTCGCCGCGCAGCGCGATCCGATCGCGGGCCTCGGTGTCGGCCACGTCGAGCACGATGATGACCTCGGTCGGGTCGTGGCTCAACCACGAGTCGAGGCAGCGCAGCAGGATGTCGGGGTCCTCATGGAACGACGGCACCACGACCGAGGTCGTGGTCCGGAAGTCGTTGACCACCGCCCGCGCGCGCCGGGAGAGGATCACCCGGTACAGCCACAGGCCCCACACGACGAGCCCGGCCACGGCCAGCGGGAACGCGTCTCGAAGCTGGCCGACGTCGAGGTTGCCGACGTACAGGTCGGCGAGGGGAAAGTCGAAGCGAGGCTCAGGCGTCGAGAGGTCCACGAGGCAAGCCTTCCGGGGGGTGTGACCGGCACCAGCGGGCGCTTGGTTTCGTCTGGAAATCTACTGCGCGAGCCCCGGCCACGCGCCCCCCATTGTGACTAATTAATGCTTATGCCCCGTTTTTCACCCGTTTAGTGTGGTTGAGTACGATTCTGTTTGGAACCAATGCACGAATTCTTTCGGCGCCGTTCATCTCGAACGATTGCCATTCACCTGCGGTCAACCGCACGCCACGTTCGCTCGACCGAGCCCGGCTGCGGTCACGGTGTTGTCGCACCGCACGACGTTGCCGGTCGAGCTCGCGTTGTGGATGCGGAACCCGTACCCGGCCGAGTTCACGGTCGCCGTGTTGGCGGTGAAGGTGTTCCCCCGGCCCCACCCCGTCGCCACCACGTGCGTCTGGAAGCCGTCGAGCAGCGCGGTCGTGCCGACGTTCGCCGAGATCGTCCAGCCGTTGCCCTTGACGTCGACCCAGGAGTCGGCGCTGTTGAGACCGGCCATGCCGGCGCCGTTGAACGTGTTGCGGGTCAGCACGCCGCCGGTGGTGCCCTCCTTGATGTCGACGCTCTCCGCGCCCGTCGCCCAGATAGCGTTCCCGCTGATGACGTTGCGGTCGCTGGCGTCCGGCGCACCGCCCGAGTAGGTGCCCCAGTTGGACACCGCCGACCCGATGTAGATGCCCTCGCCGTACTGCGGCTTCGAGACCCCGACGTCGTGCACCTGGGAGCCGCGGACGACGTTGTCGCTGGAGAACGCACGCAGGTGGATACCCTCTGCCCCGATCTGCGCGACCTCGACGCCGTCGACGACGGCGTGGTCGGTCTCGTCGAGCACGATGCCCTTGCTGGCGTTGCGCACCGTGAACCCCGCGAGGGTCCAGTGGTCGGCGCCGACCAGGTGGAGCCCGTAGTGCTCGCTCAGCCCGGCCCCGTCGAGGACGGCCGCGCGGGCGCCGCGCAGCGTGCAGGGGGCGGCCGCGGTGCAGCCCCGCGCGATCGTGAACTGTTGCTTGGCGGTGTAGACGCCGTTCGCGAGCACGATCGTCCGGCCGGGTGTGGCCGCGGCGAGGGCCGCCGTCAGCTCGGCGCCGGTGCGGACCGTCACGGTCGAGCCCGCCCCGGGCGTCGGACTCGGGCTGGGCGTCGGGCTCGGCGTCGGACTCGGGCTGGGCGTCGGGCTCGGTGTCGGACTCGGGCTAGGGCTCGGCGTCGGGCTCGGCGTCGTCGTCCCGCCGACCGTGAACTGCGCGGCCAGCCGACCCTGCTCGCCCTCGGAGTCGTAGAGGCGGACGTCGACCTCGTGCGCGCCGGCGCCGGCCTGCATCGGCCACGAGAACGGCAGCGTGAGGTCGATGCCGAGGTACTCGCCGTCCAGCCGGAACTTCGCCTTGACCGTGTTGCCGAGGTCGGGGGCCGTCACCGTGAACGTCGCCGGGACGACGGCGCCGGCCAGGGTTTTCCCGCCGGACCCGAGGCCCGGCGGCTCGGCCGCGGCCGCCGCGGTGGCGCAGAGCAGGACGAGGGCCGCCG harbors:
- a CDS encoding glycosyltransferase; translation: MDLSTPEPRFDFPLADLYVGNLDVGQLRDAFPLAVAGLVVWGLWLYRVILSRRARAVVNDFRTTTSVVVPSFHEDPDILLRCLDSWLSHDPTEVIIVLDVADTEARDRIALRGDPRVTAVMFKHAGKRSALGVGMRLATSELLVLVDSDTSWTPGLLEAVQMPFVDPDVGAVSTQQNVYERGTSVWRRIADWLVDLRYYDYVPAMGAAGAVACVSGRTAVYRRSVVVPVLVHLEDEFFLGRRCIAGDDGRLTWLVLSSGYKTVHQSSAKALSMFPDSFRAFVKQRIRWSRNSYRCYLTAVAKGWLWRVPFVTKITVLQILLTPVTMGITIGYLFFARIEPNALSIVLALAWVLLGRGVRGFSHLRRHPRDLLLLPLLTLVVIMIALPIKLYAFATMNKQGWLTRHADQVGGDGQGSASVVNASVVNAPVVHAPVVHAPVVHAPVVHAPVVTPQSVWEVKA
- a CDS encoding right-handed parallel beta-helix repeat-containing protein; its protein translation is MTTRRHTPWFAAGTAAALVLLCATAAAAAEPPGLGSGGKTLAGAVVPATFTVTAPDLGNTVKAKFRLDGEYLGIDLTLPFSWPMQAGAGAHEVDVRLYDSEGEQGRLAAQFTVGGTTTPSPTPSPSPSPTPSPTPSPSPTPSPTPSPSPTPGAGSTVTVRTGAELTAALAAATPGRTIVLANGVYTAKQQFTIARGCTAAAPCTLRGARAAVLDGAGLSEHYGLHLVGADHWTLAGFTVRNASKGIVLDETDHAVVDGVEVAQIGAEGIHLRAFSSDNVVRGSQVHDVGVSKPQYGEGIYIGSAVSNWGTYSGGAPDASDRNVISGNAIWATGAESVDIKEGTTGGVLTRNTFNGAGMAGLNSADSWVDVKGNGWTISANVGTTALLDGFQTHVVATGWGRGNTFTANTATVNSAGYGFRIHNASSTGNVVRCDNTVTAAGLGRANVACG